In Candidatus Atribacteria bacterium ADurb.Bin276, the genomic stretch AAGGATCTTCAGTCCGGCAGCAGCATCACCTAAAGAACCAGTTACCAGAATCAAATCTCCAACACGGGCTTGATTTCGTAGCAAAAGTCGGTTTCTCTTCACTTCTCCAATACAAGTTACATCGAATATCAGTTTGCCCTCGGTATGAGCTAGGTTTCCTCCAATAACCTCAACAGCATACTGGTTTGCCTTATAACGAAATCCTTCTAAAAAGGTGTCTATCCATCGAATCGAAACATTCGAGCGAAGGACCAAGGATAAAAGAGCAAAACGAGGTGTTCCTCCCATGGCGGCAATATCGCTTAAGTTTACTGATAAAACCTTTTGTCCCAGTAAATAGGGAGGAACTAAATCGGTTATAAAGTGAGATCCTTCTACCTGAGAGTCACAGGTGTAAAGAGTATAAAACCCTTCTCTTCCCGTAACAACAGCACAGTCGTCATCAATCCCAACTACGGTTTCAGGACCGTAAGGTGTAAACTTTTTTTTAATTAAATCGATAAGCCCAAATTCCCCAATATCAGTTAGGGTTGACATGTTTTCCCCTTTCTAAATGTATCAATTATGTATCGAAATCTTTTCGTTGTTTCAAAAGGCGAGTCAGCAGCAACTATTGCTGAGACGACTGCCACTCCATCAACTCCGGATTGGATTACTTCGGGAAGATTTTCTAAGGTAATACCGCCAATAGCAATGACCGGTATCGAAACCGCCGTTTTAATCTCCCTCAACCGTTTGGTACCAATAGCCATGCCGGCATCGATCTTTGTTTGAGTAGGAAAAACACTTCCGACCCCCAGGTAATTAGCTCCATCCTCTTCAGCTTTTTGGGCTTGATGGACTGAATCAGCCGAATAGCCAATAATAAAATGAGGAGCAATTTCCCGAGCATATCTTAAAGGCAAATCCTCATCACCGAGATGTACACCATCGGCGCCCACTGCTAAAGCAATATCCAGACGATCATTAATGATCAATGGAATTCCAGTTGTTTTGGTAATTTTTCGAACCGTTTGTGCATTCTCAAAAAAGATCCGGGTTGGAAGGTTTTTTTCGCGTAATTGAATGATTGTGGCGCCCCCCTGGATAACTTCCTCAATCACTTCGATTAGGGTTCTATTTCTCGGTAAATCTCGATCAGTAATCACATATAAAGAATAATCAATCATGTTTCCACCTCAACTTGCAAAGAAGAAGCAAAATTTTCAACATCCATATTATATATAACATCAAATAAAACCTGGTGAAAAAGCCCTGGACCCTCTACTTTTTTAGCAGCAATTTCCGCACAAACACCGAAAAATCCTATAGCGGCAGTGGTTGATATGAGATGATCCTCTTCAACGGAAGCAAAAGTGGCACAGAGAGAAGAAACCATGCATCCGGTTCCAGTTAAAAATGTTAACCATGGATGGCCGTTAAAAACTGAAATAAGATGAATCCCATTACTGATAAAATCAACTTTTCCCGTCACTGCCACTATTGTTCCATAACGCCGGCTGGCTTCCCGAGCTAAATCTGAAATAGATAAATTGGTGGAGACAGCATCTACACCTTGAATTAATCGCGGTTCACCTAAAAGAGCGGATATTTCACCAGCATTCCCGCGTATAATAGCTATCTTGATTTCAGAGAGAATTTCCTTAGCTGAGTTGGTTCGATATTGAGTGGCTCCCGCCCCAACCGGATCTAAAATAACCGGAATCCTCTTTTGATTGGCTACTTTCCCAGCTAATCGGCAACTCTCGATAACATCTGGATTTAAAATTCCCAAATTCAAAACCAAAGAATCGGCATGAGCAGCCATTTCTTCAACTTCTAC encodes the following:
- the thiL gene encoding Thiamine-monophosphate kinase — encoded protein: MSTLTDIGEFGLIDLIKKKFTPYGPETVVGIDDDCAVVTGREGFYTLYTCDSQVEGSHFITDLVPPYLLGQKVLSVNLSDIAAMGGTPRFALLSLVLRSNVSIRWIDTFLEGFRYKANQYAVEVIGGNLAHTEGKLIFDVTCIGEVKRNRLLLRNQARVGDLILVTGSLGDAAAGLKILLEEQKMNTAKKQYLLNRYFLPEPRVEVGRILADSKDRIALIDISDGFAQDLGHILKQSQVGAIIDPERIPLSRQLISWCSEQNCYPLDYAFSGGEDYELIFTTTPQNADELRNKIQREVGVPVTIVGEITTGSNLIFEKNEQNYEFHTQGWNHFSSF
- the thiE gene encoding Thiamine-phosphate synthase; this encodes MIDYSLYVITDRDLPRNRTLIEVIEEVIQGGATIIQLREKNLPTRIFFENAQTVRKITKTTGIPLIINDRLDIALAVGADGVHLGDEDLPLRYAREIAPHFIIGYSADSVHQAQKAEEDGANYLGVGSVFPTQTKIDAGMAIGTKRLREIKTAVSIPVIAIGGITLENLPEVIQSGVDGVAVVSAIVAADSPFETTKRFRYIIDTFRKGKTCQP
- the thiM gene encoding Hydroxyethylthiazole kinase; translation: MDKKIIQQCVSLLPIIRQKKPLIHHITNMVTANDNANVTLAIGASPVMALSKVEVEEMAAHADSLVLNLGILNPDVIESCRLAGKVANQKRIPVILDPVGAGATQYRTNSAKEILSEIKIAIIRGNAGEISALLGEPRLIQGVDAVSTNLSISDLAREASRRYGTIVAVTGKVDFISNGIHLISVFNGHPWLTFLTGTGCMVSSLCATFASVEEDHLISTTAAIGFFGVCAEIAAKKVEGPGLFHQVLFDVIYNMDVENFASSLQVEVET